GGGAAGTACGCCGGCATGACCTCGTGGTGGTTCATCGGGATGCCGAGCGCGTTGATGCTCGAGGCGATGACGGCCCGGGCGACCCCGAGCTCCCCCGCCTGCGACAGCACGTTGAAGGTGGCGGAGACGTTGGTGCGGTAGACGTCGTACGGGCGGCCCGAGTCCCGGTGCGGCATGGCGGCGAGGTGCACGACGGCGTCCGCCCCCTCCAGCCCGTCGGCGACGACGTCGACGTCGCAGGCCGACCCGACGACCACCCGGTCGGCAGCGCACGACGGGGCGGGCACGACGTCGAGCGCCGTCACGGCCACCCCCTCCGCGTGCAGCAGCCGACTGACGGCGCCCCCGATGCGCCCGGCGGCGCCCGTGACGAGGACTCGGCCGGGGAGGGGCCTCGCGGGCGCGGCGCCCGCCGGTCCGGTGGTGGTCATCGGGAGGTCCCCCCTGAGGCGCCGGCGGCGGCGAAGAAGTGGCGTTGGAGCAGGACGAAGAGCAGGACCGGCACGAGTGCGGCGAGGAAGAGGGCGGCCATCTGCTCGGCGAGGGGCAGGGGCTCGAGCAGCCGCGGAAGAGCCACGGCGACCGGCTGGAGCGAGGGGTCGAGCAGGACGAGCGACGGCCACAGGAAGTCCTTCCAGGCGGCGACCACCGTGAGCAACGACACCACGGTGAGGCCCGGTCCGGACAGGGGCAGGACGACCTGCAGGAGGACGCGGAAGGGGCCCGCCCCGTCGACGCGTGCCGCCTCGAAAATCTCCCGCGGCAGACCGGCGAAGTACCGGGCGAGGACGAGGACCACGAAGGCGTCGGCTCCCGCAGGCAGCCAGACCGCCCAGTAGCTGTCCCGTAGGTCGAGGCCGAGGAGGGGGATGTCTGCCACCGTCAGGTACCGCGGGACGAGCAGGGCCACCCCCGGCACCAGCAACGTCGCCACGAGGCCACCCGTCAGCAGCGGCGCCCACCGAGGCCGCAGGACGGCGATGACGTACGCGGCGGTCACCGCGACGACGAGCGTGACGACGAGGGAGCCACCGGCCACGGCCGCGGTCGTCGCCAGGTGACGGCCGACCTGGCCCTGGCCCCACGCCTGAGCCAGGTTGTCCCACCGGGCCCCCGAGGGCCACAGGGCCAACGGCTCGCGCAGCAGGTCCTGCGTCGTGGACACCGACGCCTTCGCCAGCCACAGCAGCGGGCCGAGCGACACGACGGCGAGGACGGCGAGGACGGCCGCGGCGAGCGCCGCACCCGCCGCGCGACCGCCGCGTCGACGGCGGGCCACCGGCGAGCGGAGCGTGCGCTGCTCGGAGGCCCGGGGCCGCGAGCCGGTGGCCCGACCCAGGAGGTTCATGCGCTCCCCCAGCGTCTCGTGAGACGCCAGTAGGCCACGGACACGGCCACGAGCGAGAGTGCGAGGAGCGCACCGAGCGCCGCCGCCGCCCCGAGGTCGCCGCGGACGACGGCGTACTCCCGGATGACCATGAGCAGCGTCGTCGTCGACCGCTGCGGCCCGCCACGGGTGAGGAGGAACGGCTCGGTAAAGGCCTGAGCCGTCCCGATCAGCTGCAGCAGCAGCATCACCAGGAGGACGCCTCGCAGGTGCGGGAGCGTCACGTGCCGCACGCGGGCGAGGACGCCGGCCCCGTCGAGCTCGGCTGCCTCGTACAGCTCGGTCCTCACCGAGGACAGCGCAGCGACGTAGACGACGACGGCGGAACCGGCGCTCGCCCACGTGGCGGCCACGACGACCGCCGGCAGCGCGGTCGTCGTCGAGGCGAGCCAGGGCTGGGGCTCGACGCCCACCCGCGCCAGGAGGGTGTTGAGCACGCCGCTGTCCGCGGGGTCGAGGAGCGTCCGCCAGAGGAGCACCGCCACGGCCGGAGGCATGACGACCGGGAGGTAGACGAGAGTCGTCGCCAGGGAGCGGGTGCGCCGCAGCTCGGTC
This sequence is a window from Pseudokineococcus lusitanus. Protein-coding genes within it:
- a CDS encoding carbohydrate ABC transporter permease — translated: MARARATLPALLLALPAVLVFGVFAWWPLVRGLVLAGQESRAGADPRWVGLDNVTYVLADPLVATAALNTLAYTGLALVVGFPLPVVLAVVLTELRRTRSLATTLVYLPVVMPPAVAVLLWRTLLDPADSGVLNTLLARVGVEPQPWLASTTTALPAVVVAATWASAGSAVVVYVAALSSVRTELYEAAELDGAGVLARVRHVTLPHLRGVLLVMLLLQLIGTAQAFTEPFLLTRGGPQRSTTTLLMVIREYAVVRGDLGAAAALGALLALSLVAVSVAYWRLTRRWGSA
- a CDS encoding carbohydrate ABC transporter permease, whose translation is MNLLGRATGSRPRASEQRTLRSPVARRRRGGRAAGAALAAAVLAVLAVVSLGPLLWLAKASVSTTQDLLREPLALWPSGARWDNLAQAWGQGQVGRHLATTAAVAGGSLVVTLVVAVTAAYVIAVLRPRWAPLLTGGLVATLLVPGVALLVPRYLTVADIPLLGLDLRDSYWAVWLPAGADAFVVLVLARYFAGLPREIFEAARVDGAGPFRVLLQVVLPLSGPGLTVVSLLTVVAAWKDFLWPSLVLLDPSLQPVAVALPRLLEPLPLAEQMAALFLAALVPVLLFVLLQRHFFAAAGASGGTSR